One part of the Arabidopsis thaliana chromosome 1 sequence genome encodes these proteins:
- the JMJ18 gene encoding Transcription factor jumonji (jmj) family protein / zinc finger (C5HC2 type) family protein (Transcription factor jumonji (jmj) family protein / zinc finger (C5HC2 type) family protein; FUNCTIONS IN: sequence-specific DNA binding transcription factor activity; INVOLVED IN: regulation of transcription; LOCATED IN: nucleus; EXPRESSED IN: 19 plant structures; EXPRESSED DURING: 8 growth stages; CONTAINS InterPro DOMAIN/s: Transcription factor jumonji/aspartyl beta-hydroxylase (InterPro:IPR003347), FY-rich, C-terminal (InterPro:IPR003889), FY-rich, N-terminal (InterPro:IPR003888), Transcription factor jumonji, JmjN (InterPro:IPR003349), Zinc finger, C5HC2-type (InterPro:IPR004198), Transcription factor jumonji (InterPro:IPR013129), FY-rich, C-terminal subgroup (InterPro:IPR018516), FY-rich, N-terminal subgroup (InterPro:IPR018518); BEST Arabidopsis thaliana protein match is: Transcription factor jumonji (jmj) family protein / zinc finger (C5HC2 type) family protein (TAIR:AT2G34880.1); Has 2138 Blast hits to 1613 proteins in 188 species: Archae - 0; Bacteria - 2; Metazoa - 1141; Fungi - 449; Plants - 371; Viruses - 0; Other Eukaryotes - 175 (source: NCBI BLink).), protein MENPPLESEIKEDMSLKNHPPDKDKDKDTIMEQPSSPRHRKVVARWLPDEAQRPIINDAPVFTPSLEEFVDPLAYIEKIRPLAEPYGICRIIPPSTWKPPCRLKEKSIWEQTKFPTRIQTVDLLQNREPMKKKPKSRKRKRRRNSRMGSSKRRSGSSPAESTSSPEAEEKFGFNSGSDFTLDEFEKYALHFKDSYFEKKDSGGDIVKWTPSVDDIEGEYWRIVEQPTDEVEVYYGADLENGVLGSGFYKRAEKFTGSDMEQYTLSGWNLNNLPRLPGSVLSFEDCDISGVLVPWLYVGMCFSSFCWHVEDHHLYSLNYHHFGEPKVWYGVPGSNATALEKAMRKHLPDLFEEQPDLLHGLVTQFSPSILKDEGVQAYRVVQNSGEYVLTFPRAYHAGFNCGFNCAEAVNVAPVDWLAHGQNAVELYSKETRKTSLSHDKLLLGAAYEAVKALWELSASEGKENTTNLRWKSFCGKNGTLTNAIQARLQMEEGRITALGRDSSSLKKMEKDFDSNCERECFSCFYDLHLSASGCKCSPEEYACLKHADDLCSCDVKDGFILLRYTMDELSSLVRALEGESDDLKIWASKVLGIEHSDEDQTKTSSVISEEKKLKEGSFDLNIDLEMDYQEDVKEEASTSGGELTASENLGVSVEPINLGFLIFGKLWCNKYAIFPKGFRSRVKFYNVLDPTRMSNYISEVLDAGLMGPLFRVTLEESPDESFFNVSAQQCWEMVMRRVKDTSTSLGLPILPQFESINGLQMFGFLSPSIVQAIEALDPNHRLVEYWNHKNQTSSDSKDHFISSNCSASLTKGKLFGVDLM, encoded by the exons ATGGAAAATCCTCCATTAGAATCTGAGATCAAAGAG GATATGTCTTTGAAGAATCATCCTCCAGACAAGGATAAGGACAAAGACACTATCATGGAACAACCTAGTAGTCCACGTCATCGGAAG GTTGTTGCTAGATGGTTACCTGATGAAGCACAGAGGCCAATTATCAATGACGCTCCCGTATTCACTCCATCACTAGAG GAGTTTGTAGATCCACTTGCGTATATCGAGAAGATACGTCCACTAGCAGAGCCGTATGGTATCTGTCGAATCATCCCACCATCGACATGGAAGCCTCCTTGCCGGCTTAAGGAGAAGAGTATATGGGAGCAGACAAAGTTTCCTACTCGGATTCAAACCGTAGACCTGCTTCAGAACCGTGAgccgatgaagaagaaaccgaaGAGTAGAAAGCGGAAACGGAGAAGAAACTCGAGAATGGGTTCGTCTAAGAGACGATCTGGTTCTTCTCCCGCTGAATCGACTTCATCACCCGAGGCTGAGGAGAAGTTTGGTTTCAATTCTGGTTCAGACTTCACTCTTGATGAGTTTGAGAAATATGCTCTGCATTTTAAAGACTCGTACTTTGAAAAGAAAGACTCTGGTGGAGATATAGTAAAATGGACACCGTCTGTGGATGATATAGAAGGGGAATACTGGCGGATAGTTGAGCAACCAACAGATGAAGTGGAGGTTTACTATGGAGCTGACTTGGAGAATGGGGTGCTTGGAAGCGGGTTTTATAAAAGAGCCGAGAAGTTTACCGGTAGCGATATGGAGCAGTACACATTATCTGGCTGGAACTTGAATAACTTACCACGGCTTCCTGGCTCTGTACTCTCTTTTGAAGATTGTGACATATCCGGAGTTCTAGTTCCATGGCTATATGTGGGAATgtgtttttcatcattttgttgG CATGTGGAGGACCATCATTTATATTCACTTAACTATCATCACTTTGGGGAGCCAAAAGTATGGTATGGTGTTCCAGGAAGCAATGCAACCGCTCTCGAGAAGGCGATGAGGAAACATTTACCTGACTTGTTCGAAGAACAGCCTGATCTACTACATGGCCTGGTTACTCAGTTTTCTCCTTCAATACTGAAAGATGAGGGAGTCCAGGCTTACCGGGTCGTGCAGAATTCAGGGGAGTATGTATTGACATTCCCGAGGGCGTATCATGCTGGATTCAACTGCGGTTTCAACTGCGCAGAAGCGGTTAATGTGGCTCCGGTTGATTGGTTGGCTCATGGACAGAACGCTGTGGAACTATATAGTAAAGAGACAAGGAAGACTTCTCTGTCTCAcgacaagcttcttcttggaGCAGCTTATGAAGCGGTGAAGGCTCTTTGGGAACTCTCAGCTTCTGAGGGAAAGGAAAATACAACAAATTTGAGATGGAAGAGTTTCTGTGGGAAGAACGGGACACTTACCAACGCGATACAA GCTCGGTTACAAATGGAAGAGGGGAGAATTACAGCTCTTGGTAGGGATTCTTCAagcttgaagaagatggagaaggacTTTGATTCAAACTGTGAAAGGGAATGTTTCTCATGCTTTTATGATTTGCATCTCTCGGCTTCTGGCTGCAAGTGCTCTCCCGAAGAATACGCGTGCCTTAAACATGCAGATGATCTTTGTTCATGTGATGTGAAAGATGGATTTATTCTTCTCCGGTACACAATGGATGAGTTAAGCTCGTTGGTCAGAGCATTGGAAGGGGAATCAGATGATTTAAAGATATGGGCTTCCAAGGTTTTAGGCATTGAACATAGTGATGAAGATCAGACAAAGACTAGTTCAGTTATCAGTGAGGAGAAGAAGTTAAAGGAAGGTTCTTTTGATCTGAACATTGACTTAGAGATGGATTATCAAGAAGACGTTAAAGAAGAAGCCAGCACTAGTGGCGGCGAGTTAACCGCCTCAGAGAACCTTGGTGTATCGGTCGAGCCTATAAACCTCGGGTTCTTGATTTTTGGAAAGCTTTGGTGCAATAAGTATGCTATATTCCCAAAAG GATTCAGGAGTCGTGTCAAGTTCTACAATGTTCTTGATCCAACAAGAATGAGCAATTACATCTCTGAGGTTTTGGATGCAGGACTCATGGGTCCATTGTTCAGGGTTACTCTGGAAGAATCTCCAGACGAGAGCTTCTTCAATGTCTCTGCACAACAATGCTGGGAAATGGTGATGCGGAGAGTTAAAGATACATCAACAAGTCTTGGTCTTCCTATTTTACCACAGTTTGAGAGTATCAACGGGCTTCAAATGTTTGGTTTCCTCTCACCCTCTATAGTTCAG GCCATTGAAGCTCTTGACCCAAACCATCGACTAGTTGAGTACTGGAACCACAAGAACCAAACTTCATCAGACTCAAAAGATCACTTCATATCATCAAACTGTTCCGCAAGTTTAACCAAAGGAAAACTTTTCGGAGTAGATTTgatgtaa
- a CDS encoding uncharacterized protein (unknown protein; Has 35333 Blast hits to 34131 proteins in 2444 species: Archae - 798; Bacteria - 22429; Metazoa - 974; Fungi - 991; Plants - 531; Viruses - 0; Other Eukaryotes - 9610 (source: NCBI BLink).): MKDHERAILEERINYYLAKRTERIVFAELDTGGKIIECPNCHVQFTPTLGNWIADKFACKSCKANLSFRNSTAKTARCPCCTISRPVPNNFTMLVCGGCPVSVVHQKRDKTVKCSECKHINIPTFGRTYGVRPENQARPPQVYRIVPPQGNGVAPPQDNQDGPRSYQVVPIPQVNKDLPQTYHLVPCRNGVPQVNQDPSTFYQVVPRQVNEVPPQVNRVVPRPANEVPPQVNRIVPPRVYQRRNRAATAETESTASSSFNQKPEIIVVEYPDDSVAETVRMVATKRVVEVEQDKTEEAGNKKIRL; encoded by the exons ATGAAAGACCATGAAAGAGCTATACTGGAAGAAAGAATTAACTATTACCTAGCGAAACGTACCGAAAGAATTGTTTTTGCTGAGCTTGATACTGGAGGAAAAATAATCGAATGTCCAAATTGTCACGTTCAATTTACTCCTACTCTcg GAAACTGGATCGCGGATAAGTTTGCATGTAAAAGCTGCAAAGCTAACTTATCTTTTAGAAACAGCACAGCAAAAACAGCGAGATGTCCTTGTTGTACTATCTCACGTCCTGTGCCAA ACAATTTTACAATGCTTGTGTGTGGCGGATGTCCAGTGAGCGTCGTTCATCAAAAACGTGATAAAACTGTGAAATGTTCTGAGTGCAAACATATCAATATTCCAACT tttggaAGAACTTATGGGGTTCGTCCAGAGAACCAAGCTCGTCCTCCGCAAGTTTACCGGATTGTTCCTCCTCAAGGTAACGGGGTAGCTCCTCCTCAAGATAACCAAGATGGTCCGCGAAGTTACCAAGTTGTTCCTATTCCTCAAGTTAACAAGGATCTTCCTCAAACTTACCACCTTGTTCCTTGTCGTAACGGAGTTCCTCAAGTTAACCAAGATCCTTCGACATTTTACCAAGTTGTTCCTCGTCAAGTTAACGAGGTTCCTCCGCAAGTTAACCGAGTTGTTCCTCGTCCAGCTAACGAGGTTCCTCCGCAAGTTAACCGGATTGTTCCTCCTCGAGTTTACCAGCGGAGGAACCGTGCAGCAACTGCTGAAACTGAATCAACTGCGAGTTCTTCTTTCAAT CAAAAGCCTGAGATCATTGTAGTTGAATACCCTGATGATTCTGTAGCTGAAACT GTGAGAATGGTTGCAACAAAGAGAGTAGTAGAAGTAGAACAAGACAAGACAGAAGAAGCAGGAAACAAGAAGATTCGTCTCTAA
- a CDS encoding uncharacterized protein (unknown protein; FUNCTIONS IN: molecular_function unknown; INVOLVED IN: biological_process unknown; LOCATED IN: cellular_component unknown; Has 30201 Blast hits to 17322 proteins in 780 species: Archae - 12; Bacteria - 1396; Metazoa - 17338; Fungi - 3422; Plants - 5037; Viruses - 0; Other Eukaryotes - 2996 (source: NCBI BLink).) — protein MKDHERAILEERINYYLAKRTERIVFAELDTGGKIIECPNCHVQFTPTLGNWIADKFACKSCKANLSFRNSTAKTARCPCCTISRPVPNNFTMLVCGGCPVSVVHQKRDKTVKCSECKHINIPTFGRTYGVRPENQARPPQVYRIVPPQGNGVAPPQDNQDGPRSYQVVPIPQVNKDLPQTYHLVPCRNGVPQVNQDPSTFYQVVPRQVNEVPPQVNRVVPRPANEVPPQVNRIVPPRVYQRRNRAATAETESTASSSFNVSKC, from the exons ATGAAAGACCATGAAAGAGCTATACTGGAAGAAAGAATTAACTATTACCTAGCGAAACGTACCGAAAGAATTGTTTTTGCTGAGCTTGATACTGGAGGAAAAATAATCGAATGTCCAAATTGTCACGTTCAATTTACTCCTACTCTcg GAAACTGGATCGCGGATAAGTTTGCATGTAAAAGCTGCAAAGCTAACTTATCTTTTAGAAACAGCACAGCAAAAACAGCGAGATGTCCTTGTTGTACTATCTCACGTCCTGTGCCAA ACAATTTTACAATGCTTGTGTGTGGCGGATGTCCAGTGAGCGTCGTTCATCAAAAACGTGATAAAACTGTGAAATGTTCTGAGTGCAAACATATCAATATTCCAACT tttggaAGAACTTATGGGGTTCGTCCAGAGAACCAAGCTCGTCCTCCGCAAGTTTACCGGATTGTTCCTCCTCAAGGTAACGGGGTAGCTCCTCCTCAAGATAACCAAGATGGTCCGCGAAGTTACCAAGTTGTTCCTATTCCTCAAGTTAACAAGGATCTTCCTCAAACTTACCACCTTGTTCCTTGTCGTAACGGAGTTCCTCAAGTTAACCAAGATCCTTCGACATTTTACCAAGTTGTTCCTCGTCAAGTTAACGAGGTTCCTCCGCAAGTTAACCGAGTTGTTCCTCGTCCAGCTAACGAGGTTCCTCCGCAAGTTAACCGGATTGTTCCTCCTCGAGTTTACCAGCGGAGGAACCGTGCAGCAACTGCTGAAACTGAATCAACTGCGAGTTCTTCTTTCAATGTGAGTAAATGTTAA